In Festucalex cinctus isolate MCC-2025b chromosome 21, RoL_Fcin_1.0, whole genome shotgun sequence, one genomic interval encodes:
- the mideasa gene encoding mitotic deacetylase associated SANT domain protein a isoform X1, protein MSLPPQMSADKSSKHRAVAAMKEPLQHSGEVYYGLGAPSLESIQGDSAASSGVYNPEKGPQVLPPYQQVAPVKWVQDSLQAPGWPQETVPGWSQNFGTYVGGVNARGQMAFHKMGGENQQQVYRDAPRAPAQGRGLEWEQHAMQQAQLQAYQHKGAELQGAAHVPPHNVAGPMLQPFQATFNKQQFPQGYYSVFNKGIQGYGEQPKTQQQQQQQQQQQQQQQQQQQQLLHHMQQQQLQQHQLQKQHQLQLQQQLQQQQQQQQMQQQQMQLQQQYHQQQQQQQQQQLHERQQQMHKMQQQAQNIPQPDTQPPNFVTYQPSEPRPPETAPIPEPPKEAQPDPYPSEPSDAAPAAPRRSRRLSRDGQSPSAPPPVSMWPKETSQNGVTAATGGVIQSTRRKRRASKEINLETLAQKASEMPSMPESLSVCKTEGDGPRGKPANMVPLIMPVSVPVHRIPAGHGASVHGRAGQAERPSATADCKPSVIVARRRSLRNSVTDNFEQDGENDPGLDEDGKSKQRRRPRPDPLIIPPPRPSTLIPASVYSSISAYQSNLRSPVRLPDNPLALPPYTPPPILSPVREGSGLYFSTFLTSFAASNQILPPLATPKTATRSLLRSTSSDITPPVLPLITDATPVSLEPRINIGQQYQAEIPDLQHQSLAHLDPHKADLVWLPLHDGQLKHTEPDSVENLMSMACSSVLSGGGTNQELALHCLHESGGDFIETLRRLLHQEPIFPKGHHLAGYHYSGSDRWSAEEKHYFNKGMSAYSKDFIVVQKLVQTKTVAQCVEFYYTYKKQVKIARSGILTYGPSNSPLDKHTEAVVDVKSSQQSHPTQMHTDDKKELPYQQDGSQQAIVAHSLQAHDYASTVPVAKESENVVKDAAYTSAPHRPRSEAAAKKTKVPVKPTQDPDAVFPCKKCGRVFHKVKSRSAHMKSHAEQEKKAAALRQRAAEEQAAAAAAQARKEALLAIAAAAAAAASSHQGGNGAENQGEPSSQEDSSEAEEDDKDEDWH, encoded by the exons ATGAGTCTTCCTCCTCAAATGAGCGCTGATAAGAGCAGCAAACATCGAGCAGTGGCAGCCATGAAAGAGCCTTTGCAGCATTCAGGCGAGGTTTATTACGGACTAGGCGCTCCGTCTTTGGAGTCCATCCAGGGCGACTCGGCCGCCAGCTCCGGCGTGTACAACCCAGAGAAAGGCCCTCAGGTTCTACCGCCCTATCAACAGGTGGCCCCGGTGAAGTGGGTGCAGGACTCCTTACAAGCTCCGGGCTGGCCTCAGGAAACTGTTCCCGGTTGGAGCCAGAACTTTGGAACTTACGTGGGCGGCGTGAACGCCCGGGGCCAGATGGCGTTCCACAAGATGGGCGGCGAAAACCAGCAGCAGGTTTATCGGGACGCCCCCCGTGCtccggcgcagggcaggggacTGGAGTGGGAGCAGCACGCCATGCAGCAGGCCCAGCTGCAGGCGTATCAACACAAAGGCGCGGAGCTGCAGGGCGCGGCCCACGTGCCGCCTCACAACGTGGCGGGCCCCATGCTGCAGCCCTTTCAGGCGACGTTCAACAAGCAGCAGTTCCCACAGGGATACTACTCGGTTTTCAATAAGGGAATTCAGGGCTACGGAGAGCAGCCCAaaacgcagcagcagcagcaacaacaacaacaacaacaacaacaacaacaacaacaacagcagcagctgctTCACCACATGCAGCAACAGCAGCTACAACAGCACCAGTTGCAGAAACAGCACCAACTACAGCTGCAGCAGcaacttcaacaacaacaacagcagcagcaaatgcaacaacaacaaatgcagCTGCAGCAACAGTatcaccaacaacaacaacaacaacaacagcagcagctacACGAGCGACAACAACAAATGCATAAAATGCAGCAACAAGCACAAAACATCCCCCAGCCAGACACACAACCTCCAAATTTCGTCACATATCAACCGTCGGAACCCCGCCCGCCCGAAACGGCGCCAATACCCGAGCCGCCGAAGGAAGCCCAACCTGATCCGTACCCCTCGGAACCTTCCGACGCCGCGCCGGCCGCCCCGAGGCGCTCGCGTCGCCTTTCCAGGGACGGGCAATCGCCGTCGGCGCCGCCTCCGGTCAGCATGTGGCCGAAAGAAACCTCGCAAAATGGAGTAACCGCTGCCACGGGAGGAGTCATACAGAGCACCCGGAGGAAAAGGAGGGCGTCCAAGGAGATTAACTTGGAGACTCTCGCCCAGAAGGCGTCCGAGATGCCCTCCATGCCTGAATCGCTGTCTGTTTGCAAAactgag GGCGACGGTCCTCGAGGCAAACCCGCCAACATGGTCCCTTTAATCATGCCCGTGTCAGTGCCGGTGCACAGGATCCCAGCCGGTCACGGCGCGTCGGTGCACGGGCGAGCGGGCCAGGCCGAGCGGCCCTCGGCGACGGCTGACTGCAAACCGTCCGTCATCGTGGCTCGTCGCAGATCTCTCCGAAACTCGGTGACAGACAACTTTGAGCAG GATGGAGAAAATGATCCCGGACTGGACGAGGATGGAAAAAGCAAACAAAGGCGCAGACCCCGACCCGACCCTCTCATCATCCCTCCACCCAGACCTTCCACGTTGATCCCAGCGTCCGTTTACTCCAGCATCTCCGCCTACCAGAGCAACCTGCGCTCTCCCGTCCGGCTGCCGGACAACCCGCTCGCCTTGCCCCCTTACACGCCGCCGCCCATCCTATCTCCTGTGCGAGAAGGCTCGGGACTCTACTTCTCCACTTTCCTCACCAGTTTTGCCGCAAGCAACCAAATCCTCCCGCCGCTTGCGACACCCAAGACGGCCACCAGAAGCCTGCTGCGCTCCA caaGTTCAGACATCACACCGCCGGTTCTGCCCTTGATCACCGACGCCACGCCCGTTAGCCTCGAGCC GCGCATCAACATCGGGCAGCAGTACCAAGCGGAAATTCCCGACTTGCAACACCAGTCTTTGGCTCACTTGGACCCGCACAAGGCCGACCTGGTTTGGCTTCCTTTGCATGACGGCCAGCTAAAACACACAGAACCGGATAGTG TGGAGAATCTGATGAGCATGGCTTGTTCCAGTGTGCTCAGCGGAGGAGGAACCAACCAGGAGCTGGCGCTGCATTGTTTACATGAAAGTGGAGGAGATTTCATT gagaCCCTCAGGCGTTTACTGCATCAGGAGCCAATCTTCCCTAAAGGCCACCACCTGGCAGGTTATCACTACTCAG GCTCCGACCGGTGGAGTGCAGAAGAGAAGCATTACTTTAACAAAGGCATGTCTGCCTACAGCAAGGACTTCATCGTGGTGCAGAAACTG GTGCAGACGAAGACGGTGGCGCAATGTGTCGAGTTCTACTACACGTACAAAAAGCAGGTGAAAATCGCCCGCAGTGGGATTTTGACCTACGGCCCTTCAAACTCGCCTTTGGATAAACACACAGAAGCTGTGGTGGATGTTAAG AGTTCTCAACAGTCACATCCAACCCAAATGCACACGGACGACAAGAAGGAGCTTCCTTATCAGCAGGACGGCAGTCAACAAGCCATCGTGGCTCACTCACTGCAGGCTCATGATTAT GCGAGCACTGTGCCGGTGGCGAAAGAGTCAGAGAATGTTGTCAAGGATGCTGCCTACACATCAGCTCCACACAGGCCTCGGAGCGAAGCGGCAGCAAAGAAGACCAAAGTGCCAGTAAAGCCCACGCAAGATCCTGACGCAGTATTTCCATGCAAGAAGTGCGGCAG GGTGTTCCACAAAGTTAAGAGTCGCAGCGCCCACATGAAGAGCCACGCCGAGCAAGAGAAGAAAGCCGCCGCTCTGCGCCAGAGGGCGGCGGAGGAGCaggcggccgccgccgccgcccaagCCCGCAAGGAGGCCCTGTTAGCcatagcggcggcggcggcggcggcggcatcaTCTCACCAAGGCGGAAACGGAGCGGAGAACCAAGGGGAGCCGAGCAGCCAGGAGGACTCATCGGAGGCGGAGGAGGACGACAAAGATGAAGACTGGCACTGA
- the mideasa gene encoding mitotic deacetylase associated SANT domain protein a isoform X2: MSLPPQMSADKSSKHRAVAAMKEPLQHSGEVYYGLGAPSLESIQGDSAASSGVYNPEKGPQVLPPYQQVAPVKWVQDSLQAPGWPQETVPGWSQNFGTYVGGVNARGQMAFHKMGGENQQQVYRDAPRAPAQGRGLEWEQHAMQQAQLQAYQHKGAELQGAAHVPPHNVAGPMLQPFQATFNKQQFPQGYYSVFNKGIQGYGEQPKTQQQQQQQQQQQQQQQQQQQQLLHHMQQQQLQQHQLQKQHQLQLQQQLQQQQQQQQMQQQQMQLQQQYHQQQQQQQQQQLHERQQQMHKMQQQAQNIPQPDTQPPNFVTYQPSEPRPPETAPIPEPPKEAQPDPYPSEPSDAAPAAPRRSRRLSRDGQSPSAPPPVSMWPKETSQNGVTAATGGVIQSTRRKRRASKEINLETLAQKASEMPSMPESLSVCKTEGDGPRGKPANMVPLIMPVSVPVHRIPAGHGASVHGRAGQAERPSATADCKPSVIVARRRSLRNSDGENDPGLDEDGKSKQRRRPRPDPLIIPPPRPSTLIPASVYSSISAYQSNLRSPVRLPDNPLALPPYTPPPILSPVREGSGLYFSTFLTSFAASNQILPPLATPKTATRSLLRSTSSDITPPVLPLITDATPVSLEPRINIGQQYQAEIPDLQHQSLAHLDPHKADLVWLPLHDGQLKHTEPDSVENLMSMACSSVLSGGGTNQELALHCLHESGGDFIETLRRLLHQEPIFPKGHHLAGYHYSGSDRWSAEEKHYFNKGMSAYSKDFIVVQKLVQTKTVAQCVEFYYTYKKQVKIARSGILTYGPSNSPLDKHTEAVVDVKSSQQSHPTQMHTDDKKELPYQQDGSQQAIVAHSLQAHDYASTVPVAKESENVVKDAAYTSAPHRPRSEAAAKKTKVPVKPTQDPDAVFPCKKCGRVFHKVKSRSAHMKSHAEQEKKAAALRQRAAEEQAAAAAAQARKEALLAIAAAAAAAASSHQGGNGAENQGEPSSQEDSSEAEEDDKDEDWH; the protein is encoded by the exons ATGAGTCTTCCTCCTCAAATGAGCGCTGATAAGAGCAGCAAACATCGAGCAGTGGCAGCCATGAAAGAGCCTTTGCAGCATTCAGGCGAGGTTTATTACGGACTAGGCGCTCCGTCTTTGGAGTCCATCCAGGGCGACTCGGCCGCCAGCTCCGGCGTGTACAACCCAGAGAAAGGCCCTCAGGTTCTACCGCCCTATCAACAGGTGGCCCCGGTGAAGTGGGTGCAGGACTCCTTACAAGCTCCGGGCTGGCCTCAGGAAACTGTTCCCGGTTGGAGCCAGAACTTTGGAACTTACGTGGGCGGCGTGAACGCCCGGGGCCAGATGGCGTTCCACAAGATGGGCGGCGAAAACCAGCAGCAGGTTTATCGGGACGCCCCCCGTGCtccggcgcagggcaggggacTGGAGTGGGAGCAGCACGCCATGCAGCAGGCCCAGCTGCAGGCGTATCAACACAAAGGCGCGGAGCTGCAGGGCGCGGCCCACGTGCCGCCTCACAACGTGGCGGGCCCCATGCTGCAGCCCTTTCAGGCGACGTTCAACAAGCAGCAGTTCCCACAGGGATACTACTCGGTTTTCAATAAGGGAATTCAGGGCTACGGAGAGCAGCCCAaaacgcagcagcagcagcaacaacaacaacaacaacaacaacaacaacaacaacaacagcagcagctgctTCACCACATGCAGCAACAGCAGCTACAACAGCACCAGTTGCAGAAACAGCACCAACTACAGCTGCAGCAGcaacttcaacaacaacaacagcagcagcaaatgcaacaacaacaaatgcagCTGCAGCAACAGTatcaccaacaacaacaacaacaacaacagcagcagctacACGAGCGACAACAACAAATGCATAAAATGCAGCAACAAGCACAAAACATCCCCCAGCCAGACACACAACCTCCAAATTTCGTCACATATCAACCGTCGGAACCCCGCCCGCCCGAAACGGCGCCAATACCCGAGCCGCCGAAGGAAGCCCAACCTGATCCGTACCCCTCGGAACCTTCCGACGCCGCGCCGGCCGCCCCGAGGCGCTCGCGTCGCCTTTCCAGGGACGGGCAATCGCCGTCGGCGCCGCCTCCGGTCAGCATGTGGCCGAAAGAAACCTCGCAAAATGGAGTAACCGCTGCCACGGGAGGAGTCATACAGAGCACCCGGAGGAAAAGGAGGGCGTCCAAGGAGATTAACTTGGAGACTCTCGCCCAGAAGGCGTCCGAGATGCCCTCCATGCCTGAATCGCTGTCTGTTTGCAAAactgag GGCGACGGTCCTCGAGGCAAACCCGCCAACATGGTCCCTTTAATCATGCCCGTGTCAGTGCCGGTGCACAGGATCCCAGCCGGTCACGGCGCGTCGGTGCACGGGCGAGCGGGCCAGGCCGAGCGGCCCTCGGCGACGGCTGACTGCAAACCGTCCGTCATCGTGGCTCGTCGCAGATCTCTCCGAAACTCG GATGGAGAAAATGATCCCGGACTGGACGAGGATGGAAAAAGCAAACAAAGGCGCAGACCCCGACCCGACCCTCTCATCATCCCTCCACCCAGACCTTCCACGTTGATCCCAGCGTCCGTTTACTCCAGCATCTCCGCCTACCAGAGCAACCTGCGCTCTCCCGTCCGGCTGCCGGACAACCCGCTCGCCTTGCCCCCTTACACGCCGCCGCCCATCCTATCTCCTGTGCGAGAAGGCTCGGGACTCTACTTCTCCACTTTCCTCACCAGTTTTGCCGCAAGCAACCAAATCCTCCCGCCGCTTGCGACACCCAAGACGGCCACCAGAAGCCTGCTGCGCTCCA caaGTTCAGACATCACACCGCCGGTTCTGCCCTTGATCACCGACGCCACGCCCGTTAGCCTCGAGCC GCGCATCAACATCGGGCAGCAGTACCAAGCGGAAATTCCCGACTTGCAACACCAGTCTTTGGCTCACTTGGACCCGCACAAGGCCGACCTGGTTTGGCTTCCTTTGCATGACGGCCAGCTAAAACACACAGAACCGGATAGTG TGGAGAATCTGATGAGCATGGCTTGTTCCAGTGTGCTCAGCGGAGGAGGAACCAACCAGGAGCTGGCGCTGCATTGTTTACATGAAAGTGGAGGAGATTTCATT gagaCCCTCAGGCGTTTACTGCATCAGGAGCCAATCTTCCCTAAAGGCCACCACCTGGCAGGTTATCACTACTCAG GCTCCGACCGGTGGAGTGCAGAAGAGAAGCATTACTTTAACAAAGGCATGTCTGCCTACAGCAAGGACTTCATCGTGGTGCAGAAACTG GTGCAGACGAAGACGGTGGCGCAATGTGTCGAGTTCTACTACACGTACAAAAAGCAGGTGAAAATCGCCCGCAGTGGGATTTTGACCTACGGCCCTTCAAACTCGCCTTTGGATAAACACACAGAAGCTGTGGTGGATGTTAAG AGTTCTCAACAGTCACATCCAACCCAAATGCACACGGACGACAAGAAGGAGCTTCCTTATCAGCAGGACGGCAGTCAACAAGCCATCGTGGCTCACTCACTGCAGGCTCATGATTAT GCGAGCACTGTGCCGGTGGCGAAAGAGTCAGAGAATGTTGTCAAGGATGCTGCCTACACATCAGCTCCACACAGGCCTCGGAGCGAAGCGGCAGCAAAGAAGACCAAAGTGCCAGTAAAGCCCACGCAAGATCCTGACGCAGTATTTCCATGCAAGAAGTGCGGCAG GGTGTTCCACAAAGTTAAGAGTCGCAGCGCCCACATGAAGAGCCACGCCGAGCAAGAGAAGAAAGCCGCCGCTCTGCGCCAGAGGGCGGCGGAGGAGCaggcggccgccgccgccgcccaagCCCGCAAGGAGGCCCTGTTAGCcatagcggcggcggcggcggcggcggcatcaTCTCACCAAGGCGGAAACGGAGCGGAGAACCAAGGGGAGCCGAGCAGCCAGGAGGACTCATCGGAGGCGGAGGAGGACGACAAAGATGAAGACTGGCACTGA